In the bacterium genome, TGCCTCAAATGACAATGTACTTTGATCTTTTTCTTTTATGACGAATTTATCTTCGGAAATTTGTTGAATCTTTTGATACAATAGGCTTCGCATATGTTATATTTTATATTAGTATATGAATTAGTTCAATAGCAAGTATTTCATAACTTATAAATCTCGAGTCTTGTCACAAAACCTTCTAAATAAATCCCTTCTAACTATACTCTTATTTTTGCTATCCATCAATGTTGGTATGAAATATGCAGAAGTCTTAACGCCAATTAGTAAAAATGCAAGCGAGATGATGTTCATGATTGAAGGTGAAGAAATAAAAAGTATTCATCCTATTGCTTCAAATATTCCGAACTATTTTTTTACGAAAAATACAAGCATCAAAACATTAGCTAAATTGCACTTTGAATCTATTGATTCAAAGTCATTGCTTACAGATAGGTTGAAACTAGAAAACTTCACTGCAGAATCCATACTTATTAGCAGTACAAATGGCGATATGATATTGGATAAATCTATAAATGAACAGTTACAAGTAGCCTCAATCACAAAGTTACTTAGTATACTTACTGCACTAAAATATGAAGACAATTTAGATCTTTACTTTACTATACCCGAGGAAACAGATGAGGTTACTGGCAATGTTCTAGGGTTTCAGAAAGGTGAAAAGTATAAATTTGCAGATTTAATTGCAGCAAGTCTGATTTTTAGTTCAAATGACGCAATTAGAGCAATTGAAACAAATATAGAAGGTCTATACAGAATTAGTTTTGTTGAAGAAATGAACAAGCTAGCATCTGATCTCAATATGACGAGTAGTTCATTTGGAGATTCCATAGGCTTTGATCTTCCAAATTCATACTCTACCGCTGAAGACATTATGAAACTATCCAAGTTCGCATATCAAAATGACATTATCAGAAGATACTCTACGGTAAAAGAATTCAGGATTTATAGTGAGGGTGGAAAAGTAATTTCATTTCGTAATACGAATGAAATGCTGAAGTATGAGAATGTATATGGATTGAAAACTGGAACTACTGAGCAAGCAAAAGAGTGCTTAGTTATGATACTCAGACATTATGATACAGACTATTATGTAGTGATACTTGGATCAGGTGATAGATATCAAGATGCGACTAAAATATACCAAATTATGGAATCTTTGAAATAGCTTCTCGCAAGTTTATATACTTATAGTTAATGTTCGCTCAGAAGTTCACAACTATCTGCTTATCTATACTCATTGATTCAATTGCATCCTTCATCCCTTGAACGCCTATTCCTGAATTCTTTGTGCCCGCAAAAGGGAAATTATCTGGACCTCTATCTGATTTTGCGTTGATTTGAATCGTTGAAGATTCAAGTTGATTTGCTATATAGAATGCTTCGTTTATATCTTGAGTGAAAACATCGCTTTGAAGTCCATACTCAGAAAGATTAGCTAACTTTATCGCTTGATCTATTGTTTCTACTTGAAAAACAGGTAATATAGGTGCAAATTGTTCTTCGTCAAAAATGCGAATTTCCTTTATCTTTTTTTCATCAAAGGTAGCAGATGAAAATAGAATATTCGGATAAATCAGATTCTTATCTCTTTTAAATGGGTTTATAAAATTCATTCCTTTTGATACTGCGTCATGAAACAGTTCCTCTGCATAATTTGCAGCAGAGGTTGAAATAAGTGGAGTTATAACTACATTCGTATCAAGTGGACTTCCAACCTTCAACTTATTCATCTCAATTTGTAGTAAACTTAGAAAGACATCAAATATGTCCCCTTGTATAAGTACTTTCTTTACTGCAGTACATCTCTGACCAGAGTAACTAAATGCTCCCTTTACTATTTGTTGCACTGATTTCTGAACATCTGCTTTTTTGGTCACAATCGCTACATCCTTACCACCAAGTTCCATTAGTGGCGTCTTGAAACCAACCTTGCGTTGAGAACTTTCTGCTAAAACAGAATAAATATGTTTTCCTACTTCTGTAGAACCAGTAAAGTTCACCATATCCACATTTTCATTTTGTACTAGTAAATCACCAATTTCAGCGCCCTTCCCAGTTATAAAATTCAGAGAACCTGTTGGGAGGTTTTTCGAGAATATCTCTGCAAGTATATAGGCAACCAGACTACCTTGTGTTGCTGGTTTGAAAACAACTGTATTTCCTGCAAGAAGTGCAGGAACAATTTTCGAAACTGATAAGTTTATAGGGTAATTGAATGGTGATATACAAAGAACTACACCTATAGGAACTTTTGTTACTATTGAAACTTTTTGACTATGTTTATATCCTCGCATCATTCCAGAATCCAATACTCTACCTTCCATACTTTTTGCTATCTCACAAGATGTATAAATAAATTCAGCAGATCTAACAACTTCATCAAGTGCAGAAGCGTATGGTTTTCCAACTTCATGACTAAGAAGTTTCGCAATTTCTTCTTTTCTTAAGATAAGTTCTTCAGCAACTCTTTTGATTAGCTCTGTCTTTTCATATGTAGAAACTTCACTCCAGATTTTGTACGCATCTCTAGCAGCAGTATACGCATCATTAACTTGTAAGCCATTTGCAAGAGCAAATTCTCCCAATTCTGAATTATCAGATACAGAAAATACTTTTTGATACTTTTCAGTTTTGACTTTAATTGCATTAATTATTAGATCGTTTTTCATGTTTAAATATGTTAATTTTTGTTTATACTTGTCGTTGAGGAAGATTCTCCAACTCCCATAAATATTGAATTATTACAATTTGCATCACAATATACTCTCTTATAATTTTTTGGTAATTCATAATTATTATCAAGTAGCCAACCGTCAAGTTTCAGTATAATGTCAGATTCAGAAAGATACAATGAATTGACAAATACAATCTTCTGACTATCATCAATTAAAATACTCATATCTTCATCATTATATATATTTTTTAGATCAGGCAAATCATCTATGCTAACTGTACTAGTAATTGAATTCGTCATATTAGAACCATTATTTGTTACCTTTTTATTTCTTGATACTAATAAGTTTATAGTAATTAACAAAGCACATAGGATAATTGCAAAAACAAATATCAAAATAGAATACTTCTTTGAGTTTTGAATTGAATTATTTGATAAATTTGTAGACATTAATTTATAAAGTACTGTTTAAATTTTGCAGAATTTTCAACAACCTTACGGCAATATGTGAAATACGTAGGATTATCAGGAGAACAACTCCCAAGGTAGCCTTCGGCAGCTTTCCAAATATCTCCATTTGTCCAGTTTGTACATTTATCTCCTTCTACTCCTCTGGCACTAGCTTTCTGTCTGATAATCAAGGTACTTCCACACATTCCATCTCCAAAATAGTACCTTTCAGATTGATTCGCTGACCTACTAGAATTGACTAATTGCAAGCAGTTTGAGAATAAAGTTGTACCTGCTACATCTGGCCAAGTATTAGAATTGATTTGAAAAGGACCCCTCACATCACAATCACCCCTTCGTATACATTCAGCATTGTTATCTTTCATTAATATATCATCAGTGAAATTCCCAGTGGCCGAAACAACTGGATGTGCACAATTTGATTCATTTTGCCAAATAGCCATAAGAAGCTCAGGTGGAATACATGCATTTCTTGAAGTATCTTTAACCAACTTTACAATTTCAGGTATTGCAAAAACGCCCTGACAATTTCTTGAGATATTACCATTCTCTATTTCAGGTACTTGAGATGCACTAGGTTTAATATTACATTTAAATGGATTATATTCCAAATTATCTACCTTTTTTTTGTCATCTGACACATTGACATTCAAAAAACCTTCATCCACCATTTCTTTATATGTCAACATACCATTTCTACATAAATACACACCCATTTGATCATACTTGTACATATTTTCATTTGAATTACTATCACACAAACACATGAAGTAATTATTCGTAGAAGAACATTTCTGTAGTAACATATTTTCATTTGAGTTCATATTGAATCCCACCATCGAAAGATGCTGATTTATCAAAGCTACAGTGCCAAGCCAAGGAAATTGTGCAGAGGTAATCTGATAGTCCATATTAGAACTTATAACTGGTCTTTTATATCCAGACAGCAAGCCATTGTTTGGATTTACGCATTGTGAATCTGAAGTTTTCCCAGTATTTATAGATTCACTTTGACTAACTGAATATTTCCGTATATACAAACTTGCCTCAGTATGAACA is a window encoding:
- a CDS encoding aldehyde dehydrogenase family protein encodes the protein MKNDLIINAIKVKTEKYQKVFSVSDNSELGEFALANGLQVNDAYTAARDAYKIWSEVSTYEKTELIKRVAEELILRKEEIAKLLSHEVGKPYASALDEVVRSAEFIYTSCEIAKSMEGRVLDSGMMRGYKHSQKVSIVTKVPIGVVLCISPFNYPINLSVSKIVPALLAGNTVVFKPATQGSLVAYILAEIFSKNLPTGSLNFITGKGAEIGDLLVQNENVDMVNFTGSTEVGKHIYSVLAESSQRKVGFKTPLMELGGKDVAIVTKKADVQKSVQQIVKGAFSYSGQRCTAVKKVLIQGDIFDVFLSLLQIEMNKLKVGSPLDTNVVITPLISTSAANYAEELFHDAVSKGMNFINPFKRDKNLIYPNILFSSATFDEKKIKEIRIFDEEQFAPILPVFQVETIDQAIKLANLSEYGLQSDVFTQDINEAFYIANQLESSTIQINAKSDRGPDNFPFAGTKNSGIGVQGMKDAIESMSIDKQIVVNF
- a CDS encoding D-alanyl-D-alanine carboxypeptidase, whose product is MLSINVGMKYAEVLTPISKNASEMMFMIEGEEIKSIHPIASNIPNYFFTKNTSIKTLAKLHFESIDSKSLLTDRLKLENFTAESILISSTNGDMILDKSINEQLQVASITKLLSILTALKYEDNLDLYFTIPEETDEVTGNVLGFQKGEKYKFADLIAASLIFSSNDAIRAIETNIEGLYRISFVEEMNKLASDLNMTSSSFGDSIGFDLPNSYSTAEDIMKLSKFAYQNDIIRRYSTVKEFRIYSEGGKVISFRNTNEMLKYENVYGLKTGTTEQAKECLVMILRHYDTDYYVVILGSGDRYQDATKIYQIMESLK